GCTAGAACATGTGAATAAGGCAAGAGAACTACTATTATCACGTCCTCAACATCTCCCTCAGTGGATAAAAACTTAACTTACTTGAACATGGATCCAAAAATACAACATCGGTTGCAGCCAGGTAGTTTATCTGCTTCTGTCTCGATAAATTCCAAATTATGGTGCCGTCCTTATGAGTAATTGAATAACAGAAAGCGCTGGTGCTTTAGTCACCTGCTTGGAGACATAGCTTCCTCAATCCTTCTTATCACAATGCTAAGAGGACTTCCCACTTGCAAAGCTTCAACAGCGGCCCGATGTGCCGCCTTGTGCCACTTGAGCAGATTGTAAGATTGAAGGACAGACCATCTGGCTTGATTCGACATCTGCAGTGTATAATAAAACGTACACATTCGCAATGCTTAACAATCTGTAGACTGGTGCGAGAAAAGTGGTAGCGAGTATACTAGTGTCATCAGATGTATGATTTTCCACTTGACCTGCAACCCCGCTCTAGCTCCGACACAAAGACCTCCACTATAACACCACTTTCTTACCTTAGCTCGCATTAAGATGCGTCTAACCGACGACCATATCTGGAAGCTCTGAAAAACATGCAATATAttcaataaaatacaaaatatattgaatacaaaatataatatttattttgatctAAAAAAGTTACCAAAACCCACAATATGgttgtaaataaaaatctacCGAAATTATTGTGTTATAACCAATGTGCTAACTGATTATAAATTAGCATAATATATTTTACGTAGCAAATAGAAATTGAAAtctaaatatctttttttttttttttaaatatctaaatatctaaaaatgtTATACATATGATGCACTCAAATTACCTGATATTTTACTTGAATTATCCgataaaatcaaaccaaaattaacCTGAATTTTTCTAATATACACTATACAGTATACATGTTCCTTCTTTACTATCACCCAACGGGACCAAGGACTACCCAATCTATCCAAACCAATTTTTTGGTTCTTAAATAGATCTTAAAATCCTCTATATGAAGTATATGATACCAAAATTAAACGATCCAAACTGCATCTATATCTTAATGCCTAGATCTACATCTAATTATTTCAGTTAAACATGCTTGCAGGGCCGGTCCTGGACCATTCTAAGTGAAATATTTGCAACAGGCCCCCAATTTTTctgaaaaaattacatataaataggactccaaaaaaaattttaggcccccaaatttataaaaaaaaatatttatatagataCAGCCACGGGCTTCCCAAATCTCAGAGCCGGCCCTGCATGCTTGGTTACCAAatgttaaaagaatattttggtACTATCTaatatctgataaaaaaatattgtagaatAATATTTCGAacaagatacattttttttggcAATAGCAAAGTTATAAAGTTACAAGATacataaacaatatataataccAAACATTAAATAACAAACACAataattctttatataaaataaattttgatccatatAAAAGTTGAACCGAGGACTACCCAATCTAtccaaaccatttttttttggttcttaaTAGATCTTAAAATCCCCTATCTGAACTACGTGATACCAAAAATAAACGATCTAAATTTCAGATAATTATACTCGTTTACCAAatgttaaaagaatattttggtACTGATTAATACctgatgaaaaaaaattataaaataatattttaaacaagATACATTTTTTGGCAGCAACAATGTTATAAAGTTACAAGATACataaacaatatataacacAAAACATTAAATACCAAATACAATGGCTTTGAATGGTGACGAAGGGAACGAGGAAGAACACTATGTTCCTTAGcattcattaaattttttaccATTCATGAGaaatatgttttccttttcatttctttgtttgtagagaattaaaacaatttattccttattaattttgataatgaACCATCATTAATTCTTCATCATTCCTAAAATGTTATTTCTACTCATTCTATTTCTACCCGTTCTTATTGTTCTTACGATGGTTACCGGTCAAACCTAataattctttatataaaataaaatttgatccATATAAAAGTTGAAAATACATGCGTGCCCGCCATTTTTACTATGTAGAATCCCACCTTAaatggtttttgttttgttttccagAATAGTGAAAAAAATTCTTGAAAGtttttttatgaacattttttaTTGTGTGACAGTcgagtaaataaataataatgtcaTAAAATTATACAGTATATAACATTAATTGCCGaataactatttatttttttattaacaatttAACATGAAGGTATCACATGCATGCTTATAGAAGAATCCAAACTAATTTCCAATGGAATGTGCATTTTATGGATAGATAATGACCGAAAGCAaaatttcatattcatatgGTGTCGTGGAGCAATGTTACTTAGTTTCGCAAAACAGACGGATCAAACCTAAAACATGTGAATGTCCCAAACCCGTCCCTTCCCATTCTACCACAGAGTCTCAGGCACTATTTAATATTTTGCCgtacaaatataattttgatcCATATAAAGTGAAAACACTTGCGCCCAAATCTATACTAGtatttgcgaagtaattttTTGCAAGATAATtctcacattaaaagataaactGGTTAATGTCATAGTTACCCTTattacaaatttatatatttttatttcataattaaaaacgaatttatattaataatatcatatatttttttaataaaaataagacaattcttatatattgtgttgttttcttaatgaatatatatatatatatatatatatatatttttttttttattatataattaaaatggtttttatattaataatatcatatttaaaaaaataagatatttcttatatgttgtgttgttatcttgaaataatatttttctattataatttttttaattaagatatacaacattaatttataatcaaatattaatcaAGTAAAAACAATTGCATAGAGatattttccaaaatatatttaatctttgagtgttttaaatgaaaaactttaacaaatataaataatttgatgtttgatttaatttttctgaagacatatataataacttattgtgctggtttgatttgaaccaataaatattcataagaagattagacttattcttgggttcaccaaccaataggattatgttatttcatattcgatatattttaaaaaaggaaacacaatattgtcaaattatattatgttttttaaattaaaaggtaaaaagaaataaaataataatactaattacaaaaaatatatgtttaacgtCGTCGGCaaaacaataaaccctaaatcataatcctaaaccctaaatactaaaccctaaacccttaggtaaaccctaaacccttggataaatcctaaactcaaaaTCAATATCACTAAACGCTAAAACAcaaaagggtttagggtttaggattttacggtttagagttttagtgtttttttatttagagtttaggatttattcaagggtttaaggtttacccaagggtttaggatttatccaagggtttagggtttagggattatgatttagggtttagtgattaggatttagggtttagtgtttgctaaatactattttgttttactttttttttttttttttaaagtaatataatttgacaatattttgtttcttattttaaaagatatcaaatttgaaataatgaaattctattggttggttAACCCAAAAATAACTCAGAAGATTATATTCGCATGTGCGGACAAAACAATTActcttaatatttttaaagttatacgTAAAATCAATTAAAGATTAGAAGTCAATTTGagtcatatatgtatataactcGAAGCTTCACAACTCTCCTCACCTTCTGTAGGGTTTGGTTTACACCGAAACGTTTAGTTATTTTGATGAATTTAGCAAAGTGAAGTCATCAACGTATAATGTCATAGTTGAAGATATGATGCATATAGGTTTATAAATACAGGTGATATTTGCAATATGCAAAAGTTAAGACAACGCTCATCATGCATTATGGTCGTGCATATATTCATAGGCATACTTCTCCGAACAAAGTAAAGTCATCAAAGTAAGTTTGGTTGTCCATAAAGCTGAGCCACTCGTCGAACTCCTCACTATTAGGACTAGGCTGCGACCACAAGTCAAATTCTCCGTTTGTTTCTTCAAATCCGCATGGAATTTccggttgagaatgatcaaaTGATTGTGGTTCGGTTGCCTCTTGAGTCGCTCCGCCTGTATTGTGAAACCCGGTTAAGGTGGGAGTCTGAAGAAGCGAGTCTAGTGGTTGCACTGGAAATAACGTTTCGGTTGTTTGAAGAAACGCTGAGGTTATATCATCAAAGTCGTCATGGTCGAGAAGGAGTTGGATCTCGTGGAGTTCATTAACCTCATCAAGCTCTGGCTTTGTGTGCATATGTTTGCCGTGGAGATGAGACGACGAAGGTGGGTCTTGGCTCTCATTATCCCTAGAATTTCGTTCTTCTTGGACGATGGCATAGTTCTTCTTTTGATCTGCTTCTGTGGGTCGATCATTAGGGCAAGAGATGGATGAATAAGAAGATGAGTTGGGAAAGAGTCGTTTCTTGAGATGAGTGTTCCACACGTTTTTTATCTCGTTGTCGGTTCTTCCAGGTAAGAAGGACGCGATCTTTGACCACCTGATCAAATATATATGTCAAATTAATTAATCTCTATCGCAAAGCACGAAAGATATATGGTAGCTAGCTATAGATTTGTGTAGACAAACTTGTTTCCAAGGGTTTGATGGAAGTGGATGATGGCATCTTCCTCCTCTTTGCTGAAGTTCCCTCGCTTCACGTCCGGTCTCAGATAGTTTATCCATCTCAGTCGACAACTCTTCCCACACCTCATCAATCCTATCattcatttaattaattataactcCGACCTTTTACTATATATTATCACTGAAACATGTACGAATATATAGAGAGACTATACTGACCAGCAAGCTTGGGAAGAGATCTCCAATTGTGATGGCCATGTTTCTGAATAAAAGTGATGAGAGTAAGATCTTCTTTTGGGCTCCATGGCCCTCTCTTCACTTTGCTCTTGTCACAGCATGGTGCTCTTCCTTTCCCCATTCTTAACGTCCCACTTTCTCTATATAATTATACTTGGTGTATACAATTGTTGTGTGTTATGATTTGATTACTAGGAGATcctatatatatgatcataGATATAACCCTTGCGTCAGATGTTATATTTTATTGGGTGTCCACGAAGGGACCAACTATATACGATATAGTTATTAACTATATATAAGTTacaaaatgttcaaaaaaaaaaaactatatttaagtttttccactccattcaataaaactcttttatTAATTAACTTAAGGCACTTCATTCGTACACAGAACCAAAGCATGGAAAGTACGGATGTGAACTGCCATCCAAGTGATCATTGTGAATACGCTTCTTTTTTTTGATACACATGTACAAGTATTCTtgtgaaaagaaaacaaaacaaccaGCGAGGTTAACTGATgatgacttaaaaaaaaatatcggtATGAGCatcattgaaatattttatatctttactttttattatcttatatatatattatgcaaATAAGATTTTTGAGTTTAGAATTTTGATCtcagcaatttttttttaacactggatAACACATTACATCATTGTATAATCTCTAACTTTATTAGATATTATAACCAACTATCTACAACATATGCGATATTGATGCTCCACGGATAAGGATTCCACGATGAAGCTCTTTTTGAAACACTTGGATCGACAAACGCTTCTACATGTATGACATATTCGATGGACATGCTTTCTCTGCATCAGACGAACGGTTTTGCCAACAGTACTCCGGAAccttcaataaacttcacatcataTAATCTACTACAATTGCATAGTCTGGAAATTAAATCTCAAACATGAATGTATAAGATTTTAACCTTTAACTATTAGGCTACAGTGCATCCACGGATCCGAAGATTCTAAAATTGAGAGTGGAGAAAATACTATGTTATTGTGTATAAGTATAACAAGCATGACAGAAGAACCACAAGGGCCATGCCACAAACAAAAGTTACACCAATAGGAGTAAGATAATCAATTTCAGATCCATTATTTGTTGTTTATAATTAATACGACACctttactatttaaaatttagtttatatGTGAATTTTATAACCTTCTTCTTCAACTTTCATAATTTCTTGTACTCTTTTCAgtattttttatacatatatttagatATCCACACTATTACTTATCAATAAAACATCgtcaacatatatatttaaagcttttgtttttgatataacttttttaaaaaaaatatctgattagttatgctattacaaactataataaacataaataaagttTCAATTTGCATCTATATGTTAAATTAACAACATATGAGATATCTCATTAATAAACATCAATGAAGCCTCTGTGAAATGAGATGTAAGTTAacgttatataattaaaaaaaattaagggttTTTTAATCTTGAACCTTAATCAATTTAGATTTTGACATGCATTTCAAAGCATGGGAATCGCctgttcaaatatttttatttaaaacattataattttacacataatttacatattttattaaaatatttatttgttttaattattacagataattaaattaatttatataaatataactgTATGAAAACTAAGATAGgttattatgtttatataacCCATCTctgattaattatattttttaattgtagtgattaaaattaaaacaaaataacttatttgacttgttttagattttaaaatttgtttcaagggtttgtaatattaattaactataCGCTTCATTTAACCCACCTCatatactttataaatattttacatattcgATCAAATAACCCACATAAAACGTAATCATAAATCATCAAATATTATATGATCCATCTTATTATCAAATAACCTGAATACAgtcataaattaatattcggtaaattaataaacataataaattaataatattttagtagGCCCGAATTGGATCAGTATAAAATATGACACAATTTGAAAAGATAATAAGATAATCATTTTTAGAATAAATGattaatgtatatattgtatagttTGTTATTATTCACATTGAACTCTCTTTAACTTTTTGAAAAGTTtctaaatatattgatttttattttttttcattttacacttaaaaatatatttacatttacagAAAATATTTCGTATACACCAAATAACCGAATAAcaacaatataaaaattttaaattttaattaatatatatatcgtaaattaattattttcctatttttacataataatatacttcaaaataaataaattttaaaataaaatttctgtaaattaataactcgataaattaatattataaaagtccaaaattattaatttatagatttttactctattagataatatataatattttattttatcaatcaaaataaattgatttatttttgaaaatatatattttagattataaaattaattatgatttattaatatctaaaatctaatatttgattatttttttgtcagcaacattAGCAGATTCACGAAGATTCTGCAAACCACACTGGTAGctctgcatccatatgaacgacatatttgattttattaagtTGAAGTATATTGTAGAATTTCtgaattgattttattttgtatatgtatttacttcgattttataatttataagtaatacggatattaagttattttaatatttattaattgtcttttttattagatttataaatgattaatataaaatattattgaattttgatttcttgttaagtaaataaaaatgacttattaattaatttctcACAATATTTTGAACTGAAATACTATTTTTCCTATTTAAAaagtgaataatatttttttaaaaatgttgttaataaaaaggaaatatttaattaaatttcaaataatcagatatcaaaatattttaaattttttaaagcttagaatatatataagaatattttaagttgtactgttttgaaattttttaattattactcatattttgtaaccaaattaAGTATGACACAATTAACCTTAATGAATTATGAAAATTTgactaaatatttataatgacAAGATGTGATACATAACACATAAGACCAAAGTTGTTTTTTAATAGTGTATGTAAAATCAAATCCCAATATAGTAATATACGTGTTTCTGAAATTCCCAGAAATTATTCTAAAATATCATGGATGGATGAGCATGAGGATTCCTTCTGGAACTCAAAGTTTGACAGGACGCTGTACCTCCAAAACATGACATGGTACTTTATTTGTGacgataaaaatataaattttgatgcATTAGCATTGAATATAATAACTACAGTtgaataatttacatatatatatatatcagtgtTTTCCATAGATTAAAATATGGCATGGCATGGTTAGACTTCAAACTCACGCCACCAGACTCTCAAAAAGATGGTTCAAGAACCCATTGATCTAAAAATTTGCATCATCGATCCGTATAATTATTTACTTTGAGTATATATGTCattctaatatatatagatataggtTTAATTAATGCAggtaatttcattttttattaagttGTCTTAACTAAGTCGTCTTATTTTTTTCTGAGTggggttaaatatttttttctgagtgaggtcatatttttttgtttttgttatgagGTCATCTTCTTAGCAATAAAGTACTAAAAGATGGACGACAAAAAAAAGTACTAAAAGATGTGTGACAGTACGAGTAACCCATGCCTCCCACCTCCATATCAAAATCAGCACACGTAcgtacttcttcttctttgtacaTACGGAAacaaatataagtaaatacatcgGAGAGAAGGTtaagtttaaaaacattgaCGTGAAATGGGGGTCTATGATAAGTAAGTGGCATAACATGAAACTTGTAATTATATTGTAATGATTGGCAATCATACATGTATACGTATAACAATTTGTGTTTTAGTTCTAGATATCGATGTCAACTTGTAATGACTCAAACTGATCATATTAAAAGTACAAACAACAAGGAAATTAGAAGTCTGTGTGTAATTGTAATGTTTAGCACTTCTTCCTCGCGACGTCGTGCTGCTTGTGCAATTCTACACGTGCATGCCCTCAACTTTACACGTGTTttgatatatacaaaaattggtCCGTTATAGATTCACCACCACCAAACTTTACTTTATGATGATTAAAATGTGTTACTTTTGTTCTAACAatgaaaaatattgtaaaagtaTAAACATAATACTGTTAACACTTGATAACTTAGCTGCAAGAGAGTGATCACTGGATCGGAAGAAGTTATCATCATCACACTCAAAGTCGAGTTACCGCAAACCGAAGATAGAAACTTAGACGGTATATTCCGCATTATCTGCAAGCCTTCTCTGGTTATCTAACATTGAAGACTAGCGTTGCACTCTTTACATAGTTCGGAAAAGGTTGTAAGGAAGGAATCTCTAATATAtttctcaaaacaaaaaattccTTTATAGAGATTTATCTCTAATGTATGCTTTTAGAATAGAAAGatgttatttttattctaatatagAAAATAGGCTTGGGACTCGGTGTATATCCATGTTTGTCATGAGTTCAATTTCTACTGAGAACTAAAATTATTGTTACTTGACCAGTCTAAACTTGGGTTTCGATCCAAATGGTTTATATGTGGGCCATAACAAACGATCGGTCAACCTTTTGGCATTAATCGGAGGTATTTCGATCATGCAGTGTGGTACACTTTCAAACTATTCCACTATGTAGCTTTAAGTGTGTTCCTAATGGAGCCGGTCGGATCAGCCGATAgagaaatatcaaaaaaaaaaaatagtagtgaGGTTGGGTAGAAAAAAACATGTCTATATAATATCATTTGTAGTCAAATATAGAAGTGGGTTGAAATGTCCTAACACCATTCATTTTATGATGGTTTAAAGATTTGTTGTGaattttgatgattttaatgCTAGAGGAGTTCTACTCTGTTGAGACACATCTTTTATTAGGTTTGTGAAGTAACGTTCTCAGAAAATTTGATGCTGAAGATAGGATTTTTCCAGAAAGTTAAGTTCTCTGAGACGTCAGTCAGAGAACGAGAAGCTTCATTGGTCTGATTCTATATTAGATGTTATGTAAGATATTGTTTTCATTAATTTGAAGATGAGGCTGTACAATCATTTATATACAGCGTATTCATAAGTTTAGATGAATGTTAGATGTATCTCTATACATGTGGTTGTTATATACTATGTAACTAAGTATTTACATGTTGATACTTACACACATAATACCAATTATCATATACTATGAATGCACTTTCTTTTAGACCCATCCATCTTTTAGTTTTAACTTGTACGTCTTCATGTTCGTGTTCATGTTCATGTCTGGCCGATACACATTCTCAGTTACAGGCCCGGTCCTGAAAAGCTCTACAAAAACAAAGGTTGGAagcccaaaaataaaaaatcggtCGCCTGGTGGTGTCGAACCCATCACGTTGAAGAGATTTTTTACCTAGCTTGACCATCTAACCTACtgagatattttataaatagacCGAAATTTCTGTTAATTATCAAGAGTCGGAATCAGATGCTTCTAATGCTTATGTCCAGGGCCGCTACCGCTTAGCTATGAAAATTTTGAGGCTCGAAAAAACAAATAACTATTATGAAGGGATTGGATTGGAaactgattatatatatattatgaaaaaaagaagcaaatcgtGCTATAAAATTGGTATTTCATTTTTGAAGGGTTTGGAAACTTTGCTTGAACAGAGAGCCCAATATATTAGGCTCTGATAACTACAACAGTATAATGATAACTAAGCCCAAGCATATAATGGACTTGTGGAAGCAAAGCAGTCGGTCCACTCACAAGATCATGATCTTCGAGGGCAAGTAAATACAACCAAGAAAGACTGAAAGAAGCATGGTCAAATTAACCTTTTGACTTTGTAGTTGACGTCCTTCTCCCCCGATCATAATTCTATCGTCTATAGTCGTTATAGTTTTATactatactaggataagacccgcgccttgcgcggaattaagttattatttttattatattttggagaatgaaacaatagttttgcttcatttggattaggggtgttcaatccagatatcatattggtttcggttcggttcggtttttttcggtattttggttagtaaaatataactactattctaaatccatatttactttgactttaatctttcacatacttttgaaagatttcaactggacaactaaattgatcagccaatcttgttgctttaaatcattagtttatatatatatatatatatatatatatattatttagtttgaatatttattaaataaaaattcatatgcgttatattttatgatcatttgtaacttattataacaaaaaaaataatctattgatcacaaaattttcagagtgagaatcttcaaatttctaataatatatagacgttttgaaaaattcaaaatataacatataagaaaaaatataaatgtttttattatatatttaatgtgatttttaatatcttttaataatataaaatttaaaaaaagaactaagataccaaaattgttatcaaatatttattattcataataattaattttcatatatacgttaatcatattaggtaatttcgtagcttctaattaaggaaagtgcaaaaacaaaatttggtagattatttatcaattcgaatattcgatagttagtttaataaaaaatataatgtaagttaagatgaaccaacctatttttttaagaatagtatattttatatagtcatttattaaatgagaatttataatcatacagttctatgatcattcatatcgttttataactgaatatttaaatcaacgataacaaaattttcaatgtgaaatctttaataagtttataatttataaatgtttttgaaaattcattgaaagttttaatattaaaatatttatgtaatcttatggtatatagtttaatctatatatatatatatatgttttattattaaatgatattttttactcatatggttttaaatcatgtgtatcttcttataatattaaataaaagttcatattaatacaattttatgatcatttgtaatttattatgacaaaaaaaataatctattgatcacaaaattttaagagtggggatcttcaaatttctaataatttatagacgttttgaaaaattcaaaatataacatataaaaaaaatataatttttttttattatatatttaatgtgatttttaatatcttttaataatataaaattttaaaaaagaactaagatacaaaaattgttatcaaatatttattattcataataattaattttcacatatatgttaatcatattaggtaatttcgtagcttttatttaaggaaagtgcaaaacattttttggtacattatttatcaattcgatagttagtttaataaaaagtgtaaaatAAGTTAAGaaggaccaacctatttttctaagaatagtatattttatatagttatttattaaataagaatttataatcatacggttctatgatcattcatatcattttataacaaaatatttaaatcatcgataacaaaattttcaatctgaaatctttaataagtttataatttataaatgttcttgaaaattcattgaaagttttaatattaaaatatttatgtaatcttatggtatatagtgtttaatctatatatatatatatttttttattttattattaaatgatattttttactcatatggttttaaaatcatgtgtatcttcttataataaaaatgttaaaccattgatcattaatttttaacataataattttaatagttatagtcatttattgttgtttttaaaaattcaaaatataacatatacgaaaa
The window above is part of the Brassica napus cultivar Da-Ae chromosome C3, Da-Ae, whole genome shotgun sequence genome. Proteins encoded here:
- the LOC111203905 gene encoding transcription factor MYB72-like, yielding MGKGRAPCCDKSKVKRGPWSPKEDLTLITFIQKHGHHNWRSLPKLAGLMRCGKSCRLRWINYLRPDVKRGNFSKEEEDAIIHFHQTLGNKWSKIASFLPGRTDNEIKNVWNTHLKKRLFPNSSSYSSISCPNDRPTEADQKKNYAIVQEERNSRDNESQDPPSSSHLHGKHMHTKPELDEVNELHEIQLLLDHDDFDDITSAFLQTTETLFPVQPLDSLLQTPTLTGFHNTGGATQEATEPQSFDHSQPEIPCGFEETNGEFDLWSQPSPNSEEFDEWLSFMDNQTYFDDFTLFGEVCL